TTTATTTTTATTTTAATTTGGTAACTTGTTAAGGGTTTTTGATTGATCACAAAAATGACTTCTTCTGGTTCAGCGCATTGTCTAAATTTGTGAACAAAGCGGCTGACGGTGGAATCACAGCTCTTCACATGGCTGCTTTAAACGGATTGTTTGACTGTGTTCAGCTTTTGCTTGATCTTGAAGCTAATGTTTCCGCTGTGACGTTTCATTATGGAACAACAATGGATATGATTGGTATCAGCTCTCTCTATCTATCCACTCCCAAGATGACTTGAACATTCTTTTAAATTCTGCTCTGTAGATGTTGATCTTAGGCTTAATAATCATTTTACAGGAGCAGGAAGCACACCTTTGCACTATGCCGCTTGTGGTGGGAATCTAAAATGTTGTCAGGTAACATGACTACTAACTTAATTCTTTTGTTTCTCTGTTTTGGATACAAAGATTTGTGAGTTTTCATTTTCTGTGTGTTTTCTCCATCTGTAGATTCTCCTTTCAAGAGGTGCAAGCAAGATGACATTGAACTGCAATGGGTAAGTCTCTTCTATAGTTATGTTTCACTTCTAAACTGTTCTTTTAAAAAAAATATATTTGTAGATGGCTGCCAATAGACATAGCACGGATGTGGAGTCGTCATTGGTTAGAACCGTTGCTTTCACCAGACTCTGATGTCGTCATTCCAAGCTTCCCTCATTCAAATTACTTATCTTTGCCACTTTTGAGTATACTCAACATCGCAAGGTAATGACGGTGAACCTTCCTCTAGCTCTTAGAACCACACAATGACCTTGGTTTTATTTGGTTGCAGAGAGTTCGGGTTGCAGTCTGCAACCATCACAGATGAGGTTGATATCTGTGCGGTTTGCCTGGAAAGAACATGCACTGTTGCTGCTGAAGGTCTGTCTAAATTTTTGTCACACCCTTTAACGGATCTAGGCATGCGGGTTTGGTTACTTCGGGTAGTTCGGTTTTTGGTTAGTTAGGGTAATTCGGTTTTCGGGTCCATATAAATCTTACGGAATTAAATCGAAATAAAGTTTGGTTTAATATTCGGTTAGTTTGGTTTTTGAAAATTTTACGGAAGTTTTTTATTTTGGTTAGATTTGTTTAATTTTGTTAAAAAAAATTGGGATAAGTTCGGGTAAATTCGGTTAGTTTGATTCATAATTTAGTTAGTTCGGTTCGGGTTTTTGGTATGATTTGGTTATATATGTTTTTTCAATTATTTATAAGAAAACCGAAGTTACCAATTGCCAAACCAAACTGAAAATCCTTTTTTAAACCTACCGAGTTAAACCAAATTTTTGTTCGGTTTGGTTCAGCTCGTACAAAAATCCCAGGCCTACACGGATCATTAACTTGAAATAAACGAAAGTCGTTGGTTGTCTTTCAGGTTGTGACCATCAGCTATGTGTGAGATGCGCGTTATACCTTTGCTCATCAAGCAATGTTCCCTCAGTGACAGTAGATCCACCCGGTTCAATCCCTTGTCCTCTCTGCAGACACGGAATAGTGTCCTTTAAACGTCTCCCAAGCTCCCTGACCAAAGAAACGAAGTTACCTATGTCACTCGGGTTATGTGCGCCGTGTATGCTTCACACAAGCGACGCAACAGATCAATCTTCACCGACAACAGAACAGCAACAGCGTAGTAGCAAGACTCGGACATCCTCGGTTTCGTCTGATATGTTCTGTCCTGTAACATGTAGCCCATTCCCTTCGGTTAATATACCAATGTGCACATGCAACGATGGAACGTGTCCGAACTTTGAGACGCATGGAACAGAGAGACATAGTGAAGAAGATGACGAGTCTTCTTCGCCTCCTCGGGGGACGAGTGAGCAGGAGAAGATAGGAGAAGGGCAAAGACTTGGGAAGGCAACAACTTGTTCAAGCATGTTCTGGGGGAGAAGAAGCTGTAGCAGAGAGAACCAGTGCAACGCTGAGATCAATGCCTGATCACAAACATTTTTATGTACAGTGTGTGAGAGAGGGAGGGAGAGAATCAATGTGTCCTACAAAGTCTTGTTTGTTTCGACTTTTGAGAGGCTTCAGATATAAATTATGGTGGAAGATTTGTAATTAACTTTATAATGATGGGGTCATTTTATTTCCCAGCTTTATTCTAATACTATTTGTAGA
This genomic interval from Brassica oleracea var. oleracea cultivar TO1000 chromosome C2, BOL, whole genome shotgun sequence contains the following:
- the LOC106322455 gene encoding E3 ubiquitin-protein ligase XBAT33; this translates as MGNSFGCSASGERLVSAARDGDYVEAKMLLDCNPCLAKYSTFGGLNSPLHFAAAKGHNEIVGLLLENGADVNSRNYCGQTALMQACRYGHWEVVQTLLLFRCNVTRADYLAGRTALHFAAVNGHARCIRLVLADFVPSQKLNPLPQTGVITPRNKSQQSALSKFVNKAADGGITALHMAALNGLFDCVQLLLDLEANVSAVTFHYGTTMDMIGAGSTPLHYAACGGNLKCCQILLSRGASKMTLNCNGWLPIDIARMWSRHWLEPLLSPDSDVVIPSFPHSNYLSLPLLSILNIAREFGLQSATITDEVDICAVCLERTCTVAAEGCDHQLCVRCALYLCSSSNVPSVTVDPPGSIPCPLCRHGIVSFKRLPSSLTKETKLPMSLGLCAPCMLHTSDATDQSSPTTEQQQRSSKTRTSSVSSDMFCPVTCSPFPSVNIPMCTCNDGTCPNFETHGTERHSEEDDESSSPPRGTSEQEKIGEGQRLGKATTCSSMFWGRRSCSRENQCNAEINA